The proteins below come from a single Triticum aestivum cultivar Chinese Spring chromosome 5D, IWGSC CS RefSeq v2.1, whole genome shotgun sequence genomic window:
- the LOC123120316 gene encoding uncharacterized protein, protein MILHVGTNRPFTVDDFPRVSYDRGEQTYRIYANPDFLLRGPAPLSLFRAYNDPLVDKERDWFCEEYELHDESEITVNDVGINDCSNSCDRSTMVLVQFFDLKIVGYHHTQPGPAKIFGFFAARDRIKPLRNYVYKREIDNYEAVAVNRKMGTARLSLGSPARGINMTDHVLFEFKLCIRIEGQPDEGPKEELLIEGCTELSNMFRPSFVETQRLYGEKCGLDLKFAVLNSAVQAKIDVEIVYAPACGLILNLYAKTSGFGNIIRLFRGRSKAGGRFSSVVGVLIDSYLDVCVEGSSREGLCQRSPQDGCGLDQKLPCYTWTGRFDACYRGTVVEKVKFDKFTTISVKVTWSMVDEEWRIRYA, encoded by the exons ATGATTTTGCATGTAGGGACAAACCGACCTTTTACAGTTGACGATTTTCCAAGGGTTAGTTATGACCGTGGTGAACAGACTTATAGAATCTATGCGAATCCTGATTTTCTTCTTCGTGGCCCTGCGCCACTCTCTCTTTTCCGTGCATACAATGACCCCCTTGTTGATAAAGAGAGGGATTGGTTTTGTGAAGAGTATGAACTCCATGACGAGTCTGAAA TCACTGTTAACGATGTTGGGATCAATGATTGCTCAAATAGCTGTGATCGATCTACAATGGTCTTGGTGCAGTTCTTTGATCTTAAAATCGTTGGCTATCACCATACCCAGCCTGGACCTGCCAAAATATTTGGTTTTTTCGCAGCACGGGATCGGATCAAACCCCTGCGCAACTATGTCTACAAGCGCGAGATTGATAATTATGAAGCTGTGGCTGTGAATCGGAAAATG GGTACTGCACGTTTATCACTGGGAAGCCCTGCTCGAGGTATCAATATGACAGACCATGTGTTGTTCGAATTCAAACTTTGCATACGGATTGAAGGCCAACCAGACGAGGGGCCAAAAGAGGAGCTTCTAATTGAAGGATGTACTGAGTTGAGCAATATGTTCAGACCATCATTTGTTGAAACCCAACGTCTTTATGGAGAGAAGTGTGGATTGGACCTGAAGTTTGCCGTACTGAACAGCGCAGTTCAAGCAAAGATTGATGTTGAGATAGTTTACGCTCCTGCATGTGGCCTTATTCTGAATCTGTATGCCAAGACGAGTGGCTTCGGGAATATTATCCGCCTGTTTCGTGGACGTTCAAAAGCCGGTGGTAGATTCAGTTCTGTTGTGGGGGTTTTGATAGATAGCTACCTTGATGTTTGCGTTGAAGGGTCTTCCAGAGAGGGTCTTTGTCAGAGGTCGCCTCAAGACGGTTGTGGTCTTGATCAGAAGCTGCCCTGTTATACCTGGACAGGCAGATTTGATGCATGCTATCGTGGAACAGTGGTTGAAAAGGTGAAGTTTGATAAATTCACTACGATTTCAGTGAAAGTGACTTGGAGTATGGTCGATGAAGAATGGCGCATCCGATATGCTTAG